A single Leptospira barantonii DNA region contains:
- a CDS encoding esterase/lipase family protein yields the protein MPYKPTQPSMDLSKLLVRLAKDTSVGTLEGVRSILTESFDWTSKQLSQLSDAPLIQNTSLSEFLSKSGESLRNAGQKTEQGLTQALTSTAKAMHVALDALENADIVVKRTLFENIPVSSIVGESFAGLVTTSHINASFRLNGNDVEYQEVLMDWKSSKLPNVILCIPGLFCDEGLWNAKGEVPLSDTMKECGYYPIYLRFNPGIHLSTNAKFMLELVENLLISPELKDKTLDVIAYSQGGLIFRSALYQAKTKNSSFSKRIRHALVINSPDGGSYIEKIGFWLGLGAESLPILPVSIVGFIGNQRSDAIKDLSHGIIREEDWVNNDQIKRYTNDSYFGELDDVDATQIYSLVTEEESKWSSWIGDGIVEKPSLTLLSDKVYRKKSNPESRVYRLLETSHYQVVTHPETREILRKVLKKR from the coding sequence ATGCCTTACAAACCCACACAACCGAGCATGGATCTGAGTAAGTTGTTGGTTCGACTTGCTAAAGACACATCGGTGGGAACCCTGGAAGGTGTACGTTCGATTCTTACCGAGTCGTTCGACTGGACTTCCAAACAACTTTCACAGCTTTCCGACGCGCCTTTGATTCAGAACACGAGTTTGTCCGAATTTCTTTCCAAGTCCGGGGAATCCTTAAGAAACGCCGGCCAAAAAACGGAACAAGGTCTGACCCAGGCTTTGACTTCCACGGCAAAGGCGATGCATGTAGCGTTAGACGCGCTTGAAAATGCGGACATCGTCGTTAAACGAACTCTTTTTGAAAACATTCCGGTTTCCAGTATCGTGGGAGAATCCTTTGCGGGTCTCGTAACGACTTCGCATATCAACGCGTCTTTTCGTTTAAACGGAAACGACGTGGAATATCAAGAAGTTCTAATGGATTGGAAAAGTTCCAAACTTCCGAACGTAATCCTTTGTATTCCCGGTTTATTTTGCGACGAAGGGCTTTGGAATGCGAAGGGAGAAGTTCCCTTGTCCGATACGATGAAGGAATGCGGTTATTATCCGATTTATCTTCGTTTTAATCCGGGAATTCATCTTTCCACAAACGCAAAATTCATGTTGGAACTTGTGGAGAATCTCCTGATTTCTCCCGAATTGAAAGATAAAACGTTAGACGTCATTGCTTACAGTCAAGGCGGTTTGATTTTCAGAAGCGCGTTGTATCAGGCGAAAACGAAAAATTCTTCCTTTTCAAAAAGAATTCGTCACGCTCTTGTGATCAATTCTCCGGACGGCGGATCTTATATCGAGAAGATCGGTTTTTGGCTCGGGCTCGGAGCCGAATCCCTACCGATTCTACCGGTGAGCATCGTTGGTTTTATCGGGAATCAAAGAAGCGACGCGATCAAGGATCTTTCGCACGGAATCATTCGTGAAGAGGATTGGGTCAACAACGATCAGATCAAAAGATATACGAACGATTCTTATTTCGGAGAACTCGACGACGTCGATGCGACTCAGATTTACAGTCTTGTCACCGAGGAAGAATCCAAATGGTCTTCCTGGATCGGCGACGGGATCGTTGAAAAACCGAGTCTTACATTGTTAAGCGACAAGGTGTATCGTAAAAAATCGAATCCGGAATCGAGGGTGTATCGTTTGTTGGAAACCTCTCACTATCAAGTGGTGACGCACCCGGAAACTCGAGAAATTCTTCGAAAGGTTTTAAAGAAACGTTGA
- a CDS encoding cysteine-rich CWC family protein: MSATESSQTGIVQKPCQRCGKTFSCGASAHACDCFSVNLSSEVRKRLKENYNDCLCVSCLEELNRFNQ, from the coding sequence ATGTCTGCGACTGAATCTTCACAAACCGGAATCGTCCAAAAGCCCTGTCAACGTTGCGGGAAAACCTTTTCCTGCGGCGCGTCGGCGCACGCGTGCGATTGTTTTTCCGTAAATCTTTCCTCCGAAGTTCGAAAACGACTTAAGGAAAACTATAACGACTGTCTTTGTGTTTCCTGTTTGGAAGAATTGAACCGTTTCAATCAATAA
- a CDS encoding TetR/AcrR family transcriptional regulator: protein MEKKISPKKKSSKKETIETYHHGDLKKAIILKSEEILEKKGIEGLSLRDIAADLGVSHAAPYRHFPRKIDLLFTLAARGFSDLADEMRLAWESSEDPIERLRSSGSRYVLLALKHPRRTELMFGGALNCEEEAPQELEQIGREAFMGLFRILEDGQQKGLFKSEDTYGLSFTVWSLVHGFAVLTNGRQIPQAIIEERTLEKIIDSTLNSILNGVIR from the coding sequence ATGGAAAAAAAAATCAGCCCCAAGAAAAAATCTTCGAAAAAAGAGACGATCGAAACCTATCATCACGGCGATCTCAAAAAGGCGATCATTCTTAAATCCGAGGAAATCTTGGAAAAAAAAGGAATCGAAGGTTTGAGTCTGAGGGACATCGCCGCGGATTTGGGCGTAAGTCACGCGGCGCCCTACAGACATTTTCCCAGAAAGATCGATCTTTTGTTTACGCTCGCGGCGCGCGGTTTTTCCGATCTCGCGGACGAGATGCGTCTCGCGTGGGAGAGTAGCGAGGATCCTATCGAAAGACTTCGTTCCTCAGGTTCACGTTATGTGCTCTTGGCGTTGAAACATCCGAGAAGAACCGAACTTATGTTCGGTGGCGCGTTGAACTGCGAAGAGGAAGCTCCACAAGAACTCGAACAAATCGGAAGAGAAGCGTTTATGGGCCTTTTTCGAATTTTAGAAGACGGACAACAAAAGGGTTTATTCAAATCGGAGGACACATACGGTCTTTCGTTTACGGTTTGGAGTTTGGTTCACGGCTTTGCGGTTCTTACAAACGGAAGACAAATTCCTCAGGCGATTATAGAAGAGCGCACCTTGGAAAAAATCATAGATTCCACTTTGAACTCGATCTTAAACGGGGTTATTCGTTAA
- a CDS encoding GNAT family N-acetyltransferase, producing MKIREAVIQDLPEVAKLFDEYRQFYKKDSDLASATKFIEERILKKESIIYLCLDGDVYCGFTQLYPSFTSLSMKRTWILNDLFVRPEHRKKGCARALIDQAASLARETNAKYLGLSTAFDNHQAQKLYESIGFVKDTEFFHYSWDV from the coding sequence ATGAAAATTAGAGAAGCGGTCATTCAAGATCTCCCCGAAGTTGCGAAGTTGTTCGACGAGTATCGTCAGTTTTATAAAAAGGATTCGGATTTGGCGAGCGCCACGAAGTTTATCGAGGAAAGAATTCTCAAAAAAGAATCTATAATTTATCTTTGTTTGGACGGGGACGTCTACTGCGGCTTCACTCAGTTGTATCCCTCGTTTACTTCCTTGTCCATGAAACGAACTTGGATCTTAAACGATCTTTTTGTCCGTCCGGAACACCGTAAAAAAGGTTGTGCGAGAGCATTGATCGATCAAGCGGCTTCTCTTGCGAGAGAAACAAACGCGAAGTATCTTGGTTTATCGACCGCGTTCGACAATCATCAGGCTCAAAAATTATACGAGTCGATCGGATTCGTCAAGGACACGGAATTCTTTCATTATTCTTGGGACGTGTAA
- a CDS encoding B12-binding domain-containing radical SAM protein has translation MRLLLIQPPVEDFYDTDIRLQPIGLCYLKGAIQKFLPDVEVIIRDFHRGLGNKLAGRRTVPIPSELKYLKDYYPVPDKSPFSTFFEYFHFGASYENIANEIKELKPDLVGISSLFSPYYREALKTAEVVKKVLNVPVLMGGSHVSACPELMLSDSNVDFIIRGEGEKAICDFLYEFQNDKRYALVESLGWKENGKLNLNPVGENFPLQELPAPDLSSLSTEHYLFEGKPMRFIITSRSCPHRCSFCSVHTTFGTKYRRNTVDNVLNEIKESYKLGYRVFDFEDDNLTFFRPEMKRLCEELIETFPKKDVQFVAMNGISYISLDSELLHLMKEAGFTNLNLALVSSDKLVRETTKRPHTMEKYLQIVQEGFELGFQITSYQILGLPMETLDSMIQTLRFNAGQPVLMGASLFYLTPNSPIASGFPERNESDIFLSRLTSMAIPSELFQREEIYSLFIITRILNFLKSAPVPKDTSVSLHDVLRILENSGIRSALGVVLFKKLTDEKNLYASTHGEFFRLERFRYEVFEKVFSELDFITTLSGGRIDLQDLKFSLSFGANDSKLDFRPA, from the coding sequence ATGCGGCTTCTATTGATTCAACCGCCGGTCGAGGATTTTTACGATACCGATATTCGATTACAGCCGATCGGACTTTGTTATCTCAAAGGGGCGATTCAAAAATTCTTACCCGATGTGGAAGTCATCATACGCGATTTTCATAGAGGACTCGGAAACAAGCTCGCGGGAAGAAGAACGGTTCCGATTCCGAGCGAACTCAAATACTTAAAGGATTATTATCCCGTTCCCGATAAAAGTCCGTTCTCAACGTTTTTTGAATATTTCCATTTCGGTGCGTCCTACGAAAATATCGCGAACGAAATTAAGGAACTAAAACCGGATCTAGTGGGAATCTCTTCGTTATTCTCGCCTTACTATAGAGAAGCGTTAAAAACCGCCGAGGTGGTCAAAAAAGTTTTGAACGTTCCCGTTTTAATGGGCGGCTCTCACGTTTCTGCCTGCCCCGAGTTGATGTTGTCGGATTCAAACGTGGACTTCATCATCCGCGGAGAAGGTGAAAAAGCGATCTGCGATTTTCTATACGAGTTTCAAAACGATAAACGTTATGCGCTCGTTGAATCATTGGGCTGGAAAGAAAACGGAAAACTAAACTTAAACCCGGTCGGCGAGAATTTTCCCTTACAAGAACTTCCCGCACCCGATCTATCTTCGTTATCCACGGAACATTATCTTTTCGAAGGAAAGCCGATGCGTTTTATCATCACTTCGAGAAGTTGTCCGCATCGATGTAGTTTTTGTTCGGTTCATACGACTTTCGGAACCAAGTATAGAAGAAACACGGTCGACAACGTATTAAACGAAATTAAGGAATCTTACAAATTAGGCTATCGTGTTTTCGATTTTGAAGACGACAATCTAACTTTCTTTCGTCCCGAAATGAAGCGTCTTTGCGAAGAATTGATCGAAACATTTCCGAAAAAGGACGTTCAATTCGTGGCGATGAACGGGATTTCTTATATCAGCTTGGACAGCGAACTTCTTCATCTGATGAAAGAAGCCGGTTTTACCAATCTCAATCTCGCGTTAGTCAGCTCGGACAAGCTCGTTCGGGAAACGACCAAAAGACCGCATACGATGGAAAAATATCTTCAGATCGTTCAGGAAGGTTTCGAGCTCGGTTTTCAAATCACGTCCTATCAAATTTTGGGACTTCCGATGGAAACCTTGGATTCGATGATTCAAACACTTAGATTTAACGCGGGACAACCCGTGTTGATGGGTGCTTCCCTTTTTTATCTGACTCCGAATTCTCCGATCGCAAGCGGTTTTCCCGAAAGAAACGAATCCGATATTTTTCTTTCCAGATTGACTTCGATGGCGATTCCCTCCGAACTCTTTCAAAGAGAGGAAATTTATTCCCTTTTTATCATTACTCGGATTCTGAATTTTCTGAAAAGCGCGCCCGTCCCCAAAGATACAAGCGTTTCACTCCATGATGTTTTGAGAATATTAGAAAATTCAGGAATTCGATCCGCTCTCGGCGTCGTTCTTTTTAAAAAACTTACGGACGAAAAAAACCTTTACGCATCCACTCATGGAGAATTCTTTCGTTTAGAAAGATTTCGTTACGAGGTTTTTGAAAAAGTGTTTTCGGAATTGGATTTTATAACGACGTTGAGTGGAGGAAGAATCGATCTTCAAGATTTAAAATTCTCCCTTTCTTTCGGCGCGAACGATTCCAAACTCGATTTCCGCCCGGCTTGA
- a CDS encoding fatty acid desaturase: MNSQMKTHSKPYEVFSEKEKTKRIIQWIRFWDNRIRFKFPFLTRHQDTIGLSITIGSASGMILFAALYLVGAIPFWLCIGCNAILASFLHEIEHDLIHNLYHKGNAKIQNFMFWVVWLFRVNTVNPWFRREIHLLHHKLSGNKEDIEERMIGNGMAFGMRRIFTMIDGNLALIFQGRNVAKDAYSQLKKIKAPHIIGPYRGIFFLSWYTFLSLNAFHILNVLFVNSIYESAFLQTLRSILNAVAVVYLIPNWIRQSSIQIVSSNMHYYGDIRNVYNQTQVLNSWLMFPFHLFCFNFGATHGIHHFVVNQPFYLRQWTAFYVTPALKRYGIRFNDFASMLRSNSKVVSENEYELSESSKLQISNPR, translated from the coding sequence ATGAATTCTCAAATGAAAACTCACAGCAAACCCTACGAAGTTTTTTCGGAAAAGGAAAAAACAAAACGGATCATTCAGTGGATTCGTTTTTGGGACAATCGAATTCGGTTTAAATTTCCTTTTTTAACGCGACATCAAGATACGATCGGTTTATCCATTACGATCGGCTCCGCTTCGGGTATGATTCTATTTGCGGCACTTTACTTAGTCGGCGCGATTCCCTTCTGGCTTTGTATCGGTTGTAACGCGATTCTCGCGTCCTTTCTTCACGAGATCGAACACGATCTGATCCACAATCTTTATCACAAAGGAAATGCGAAGATCCAAAACTTTATGTTCTGGGTTGTTTGGTTGTTTCGAGTGAACACGGTCAATCCTTGGTTTAGAAGGGAGATTCATCTTCTTCATCATAAACTTTCGGGAAACAAAGAGGACATAGAGGAAAGAATGATCGGAAACGGAATGGCTTTCGGTATGAGAAGAATCTTTACGATGATCGACGGAAACCTCGCGTTGATTTTTCAAGGAAGAAATGTAGCTAAGGACGCGTATTCACAACTCAAAAAGATCAAAGCGCCTCATATCATCGGACCGTACCGAGGGATTTTCTTCCTTTCGTGGTATACCTTCTTATCGTTAAATGCATTCCATATTCTGAATGTGTTATTCGTAAATTCGATATACGAATCGGCATTTTTACAAACTCTCAGATCGATCCTAAACGCGGTAGCCGTGGTTTATCTGATCCCGAATTGGATTCGCCAATCTTCGATCCAGATCGTATCTTCAAACATGCACTACTACGGCGACATACGAAACGTTTACAATCAGACTCAGGTTTTGAATTCTTGGCTCATGTTTCCGTTTCATCTTTTCTGTTTTAATTTCGGTGCAACTCACGGAATCCATCACTTCGTAGTGAATCAGCCTTTTTATCTCAGACAATGGACCGCGTTTTACGTAACTCCCGCGTTGAAACGTTACGGAATTCGGTTTAACGATTTTGCAAGTATGCTCCGATCGAATTCCAAAGTCGTTTCCGAAAATGAGTATGAACTTTCCGAATCTTCGAAACTTCAAATTTCCAATCCAAGATAA
- a CDS encoding alanine racemase: protein MKFINKKTIGIGSAVLLLLVILAIKPKDQGKPYSSYFQNLNEELKANGPGKPIVLLDLDRLDENLKLLKQNLKSPLHYRVVVKSLPSLELLRYIVRATGTDRLMVFHSGDITMLLSDGEFKNYNILLGKPMPVKALADIHSKTGSKEFQKIQWLIDTEERLKEYLEFSNKENLKLSVSFEIDIGLHRGGFVDSKKLHSSFELIRKNQNRLEFTGFMGYEPHVASVPVIFGDKIQAIEDSLQKSLEVYSKFIKESKNSFPEFFQKELVFNGGGSKTYRFYQRFGNGIVNDVSVGSALVKPTDFDVVSLDEHSAAVFIAAPILKRIEGTRIPFLESISFLFPLWDPNQEVTYFTYGGAFSAKKESPSGLQDNSLFGASTNQGILNGSLKTSLYPNDYVFYRPTQSEKVMAELGEIHLLRKGKLSGKWKTFVN from the coding sequence ATGAAATTCATAAACAAGAAGACGATTGGTATAGGAAGTGCGGTTTTACTTTTACTCGTGATCTTGGCGATCAAACCCAAGGATCAGGGCAAACCGTATTCTTCTTATTTTCAAAATTTAAACGAAGAATTAAAAGCCAACGGACCCGGAAAACCGATCGTTCTTTTGGACTTGGATCGTTTGGATGAGAATCTCAAGTTGTTGAAGCAAAATCTGAAATCTCCTTTGCACTATCGTGTCGTCGTTAAGTCGCTTCCTTCCCTCGAACTTTTGAGATATATCGTGCGAGCGACCGGAACGGACCGATTGATGGTGTTTCATTCCGGAGATATAACGATGCTTTTGTCGGACGGGGAATTCAAGAATTATAATATTCTTTTGGGGAAACCCATGCCCGTAAAAGCGTTAGCGGACATTCACTCCAAAACCGGCTCTAAAGAATTTCAAAAGATTCAATGGTTGATCGATACGGAAGAGCGGCTGAAGGAATATTTGGAATTTTCGAATAAGGAGAATCTGAAACTTTCCGTAAGTTTCGAGATCGATATCGGTCTTCATCGGGGAGGTTTTGTGGATTCGAAAAAGTTGCATTCTTCCTTTGAATTGATTCGTAAAAATCAAAACCGTCTTGAGTTTACTGGTTTTATGGGATACGAACCTCATGTGGCCTCGGTTCCGGTGATCTTTGGGGATAAGATACAAGCGATCGAAGATTCATTACAAAAATCTCTGGAAGTATATTCAAAATTTATAAAGGAATCGAAGAATTCTTTTCCGGAATTTTTTCAAAAAGAATTGGTGTTTAACGGAGGAGGAAGTAAAACGTATCGTTTTTATCAGCGGTTCGGAAACGGGATCGTCAACGACGTTTCCGTGGGTTCCGCGCTTGTGAAACCGACCGACTTCGACGTCGTAAGTTTGGACGAACATTCGGCGGCCGTTTTTATCGCGGCTCCGATTTTGAAACGAATCGAAGGAACTCGAATTCCGTTTTTGGAGTCGATCTCCTTTTTGTTTCCACTTTGGGATCCGAATCAGGAAGTAACTTATTTTACATATGGCGGCGCGTTTTCCGCAAAGAAAGAATCTCCTTCGGGTCTTCAGGATAATTCTCTTTTCGGCGCGAGTACGAATCAGGGAATCCTAAACGGATCGCTCAAAACCTCTCTTTATCCGAACGACTACGTTTTTTACAGACCTACTCAGAGTGAAAAGGTGATGGCGGAATTGGGAGAAATCCATCTTTTGCGCAAAGGAAAACTTTCCGGTAAATGGAAGACCTTCGTAAATTAA
- a CDS encoding condensation domain-containing protein, whose translation MQNTNDLEKIETKKRSLDRAESAFWLLDRASSMNFAVIAEGNGEWSEDEIKKALDYVQSKHPLANARIELENGTSLTFKIDTENRIPIMNLRSEETKWKDLVAEETILPFSWEESPLIRSLMIKLEADRWIFVLIFHHSIADGRSGVSFMIDVLNVEIEDLDKSNIQNSIDIPNSAFSLLPEQNHEPSDPKVKDLDAPKTEKIKTGTIPSFSKKKESAKPSLHGFQIDETELEKLLIASKQNGTTLHGILGAVQLFSLRDLLETEDPILLNLSNPADLKPYLNKGISATALGLYITLLTVEVPIHKGSDFWEVARKISSSLKSQLGDPKERTRFYDLLPSTEQILNKPNGIPFFSALLQKYPQASALSNVGILPSVNKFKNRNIQNVSFTVHPSLSQPVFVSASTYEGKLTIYIHSDSNRWIQKDSERFRSKFEERLRKLARN comes from the coding sequence ATGCAGAATACGAACGACTTGGAAAAAATCGAAACTAAAAAAAGAAGTTTAGACAGAGCGGAATCCGCGTTTTGGCTTTTAGATCGGGCTTCCTCAATGAACTTCGCGGTCATTGCGGAGGGAAACGGAGAATGGAGTGAAGACGAAATCAAAAAGGCGCTCGATTACGTTCAATCCAAACATCCGCTCGCGAACGCAAGGATTGAACTCGAAAACGGGACTTCTTTAACCTTTAAGATCGATACCGAAAACCGGATTCCGATCATGAACTTGCGATCCGAAGAAACAAAATGGAAGGATCTCGTCGCTGAAGAAACCATACTTCCATTTTCTTGGGAAGAATCTCCGTTAATCCGAAGTCTTATGATAAAACTCGAAGCGGATCGTTGGATTTTTGTTTTGATTTTTCATCATAGCATTGCGGACGGAAGATCCGGTGTTTCGTTTATGATAGACGTTTTGAACGTAGAAATTGAAGATTTAGATAAATCGAATATTCAAAATTCAATAGACATTCCGAATTCGGCTTTTTCTCTTTTGCCGGAGCAAAACCACGAACCAAGCGATCCAAAAGTAAAAGACCTGGACGCACCAAAGACCGAAAAAATCAAAACGGGAACAATCCCCTCTTTTTCCAAAAAGAAAGAAAGCGCAAAACCTTCGTTGCACGGTTTTCAGATCGACGAAACCGAACTCGAAAAACTATTGATTGCTTCCAAACAAAACGGAACCACGTTGCACGGAATTCTCGGAGCCGTTCAACTATTCTCGTTACGGGATTTGTTGGAAACGGAAGATCCGATTCTACTCAATCTTTCCAATCCTGCGGATTTAAAACCGTATCTCAACAAAGGAATCTCCGCGACCGCACTCGGACTTTATATCACCCTGTTGACCGTTGAAGTTCCGATTCACAAAGGTTCCGATTTTTGGGAAGTGGCTCGAAAAATTTCATCCTCGCTCAAATCGCAACTCGGCGATCCAAAGGAGCGAACCCGATTTTACGATCTGCTTCCGAGCACGGAACAGATTCTCAACAAACCCAACGGAATCCCGTTCTTTTCGGCTCTGCTGCAGAAATATCCGCAGGCCTCGGCGCTCAGCAACGTGGGGATTCTTCCCTCCGTAAATAAATTCAAAAATAGGAATATTCAAAACGTATCATTCACGGTTCATCCGTCCCTGTCCCAACCCGTTTTCGTTTCGGCTTCGACGTATGAGGGAAAACTTACGATCTACATCCATTCCGATTCGAATCGATGGATACAAAAGGATTCGGAAAGATTCCGATCGAAATTCGAGGAAAGGTTAAGAAAACTTGCAAGAAATTGA
- a CDS encoding ABA4-like family protein — protein MELSLLFKIANNVALAGWVLLIVAPNWKHTRLVTTGFLGTLLFGSVYTILLIFSFGKTQGNFGSLEGVTLLFQNQTVLVAGWIHYLAFDLFVGTWESANAEKLGISRWLVIPCQIATFMFGPFGLLSYLLLRVILRKPILIDQPFE, from the coding sequence ATGGAGCTTTCCCTTCTATTTAAAATCGCAAACAACGTCGCGCTTGCGGGTTGGGTCTTATTGATCGTAGCGCCGAATTGGAAACACACAAGACTGGTAACGACCGGTTTCTTAGGAACACTTCTTTTCGGAAGTGTTTATACGATTTTACTAATATTCAGTTTTGGTAAAACACAAGGGAATTTCGGTTCCCTGGAAGGAGTTACTCTTCTTTTTCAGAATCAAACGGTTCTTGTGGCGGGTTGGATTCATTATCTCGCGTTCGATCTTTTTGTGGGAACCTGGGAAAGCGCCAACGCGGAAAAACTCGGAATCTCGCGCTGGCTTGTGATTCCTTGTCAGATCGCCACGTTTATGTTCGGACCTTTCGGATTACTGAGTTATCTTCTTCTCAGAGTGATTCTTAGAAAACCGATTCTGATTGATCAGCCGTTCGAATGA
- a CDS encoding AraC family transcriptional regulator, which produces METFQIFLISFTVFGSYLGFLLCSGQMVLNKITALNRLLASLFVCLGVLQISVLCIVFESENFYPRLILLYLPVLGTIGPILYGIHKIIQDPNFEQTKFGLRIKHWILPGILWTIYFLGFVKRSSELEGGIRFFLNERSFLDWACVIPLGILISYILSILKGSRMLFKGEILRNEWTARVLLFILSATILNHSVATLFLIDRNVLFLLSSSSMMAFSLCVSYLIGRKYPQYFQNLQNVAMETAKKYARSLLQGIDRNTVRENLLQCLEKEKIFRDEDLTLSSLADELALTPHQLSEFINQEMGKNFAALINDRRIQDACEFLLNEPERSILDIAYEVGFRSKTSFHRSFQKGMGLSPSEYREKNRKNVSEF; this is translated from the coding sequence ATGGAAACGTTTCAGATTTTTCTAATATCTTTTACCGTTTTCGGATCGTATCTCGGTTTTTTACTCTGTTCCGGTCAAATGGTTTTAAACAAAATCACGGCCCTCAATCGTCTTCTCGCATCCTTGTTCGTCTGTCTCGGAGTATTGCAAATCTCCGTTCTTTGTATCGTTTTCGAAAGCGAGAATTTTTATCCTCGTTTGATTCTTTTGTATCTCCCCGTATTGGGAACGATCGGTCCGATTTTATACGGGATTCATAAAATTATCCAAGATCCGAATTTTGAACAAACCAAATTCGGGTTAAGAATCAAACACTGGATTCTTCCCGGAATTCTCTGGACGATTTATTTTCTCGGTTTTGTTAAACGAAGTTCCGAACTCGAAGGTGGAATTAGATTCTTCTTAAACGAAAGAAGTTTTTTAGATTGGGCCTGCGTGATTCCGCTGGGAATTTTGATCTCCTACATTCTTTCCATTCTTAAGGGAAGTAGAATGTTGTTCAAAGGCGAAATTCTTCGAAACGAATGGACAGCGCGCGTTCTTTTGTTCATCTTAAGCGCTACGATTCTCAACCATTCCGTCGCAACTTTGTTTTTGATCGATCGAAACGTTTTATTCCTTCTTTCGAGTTCTTCGATGATGGCGTTCAGTCTTTGTGTTTCTTATCTGATCGGAAGAAAATATCCTCAGTATTTTCAGAATCTTCAAAACGTTGCGATGGAAACCGCGAAAAAATACGCGCGTTCTCTTTTGCAGGGAATCGATAGAAACACGGTTCGAGAAAATCTTCTTCAATGTCTCGAAAAAGAAAAAATTTTCAGGGACGAGGACTTAACCTTATCTTCGTTAGCCGATGAATTGGCTCTTACTCCGCATCAGCTTTCCGAATTCATCAATCAGGAAATGGGAAAAAATTTCGCGGCGCTGATCAACGATCGTAGAATTCAGGACGCTTGCGAGTTTTTGTTAAACGAACCCGAACGATCGATTTTGGACATCGCATACGAAGTGGGATTTAGAAGTAAAACATCGTTTCATCGTTCCTTTCAGAAAGGAATGGGATTATCTCCGTCCGAATACAGGGAAAAGAATCGTAAAAATGTTTCGGAATTCTGA